A region of Macaca thibetana thibetana isolate TM-01 chromosome 20, ASM2454274v1, whole genome shotgun sequence DNA encodes the following proteins:
- the SPN gene encoding leukosialin has product MAVLLLLLGVLVVSPEALGDTTAVQTPVPGETSGPLVSTSKYLSIDSEMYTASITSDPKADGTGDQTSALPPSTSVNEGSPLGTSLGASTGSPLPEPTTLQNVSFEMSSMPQENPHATSHPAVPITANSLGSHTMTGGTMTTNSPETSSRTSGAPVTVAASSQETSKGTSGPPLTMATISLETSNGTSGPPVTIAAGSLETSTGTTGPPVTIAAGSLETSTGTTGPPVPMTTGSLEPSNVNTGPSVTMTTGSLEPSSGTSGPQVSIVKLSTMMTPTTSTNASTVPFRNPDENSGGMLPVAVLVALLVVIVLVALLLLWRRRQKRRTGALVLSRGGKRNGVVDAWAGPAQVPEEGAVTVTVGGSGGDKGSGVPDGEGSGRRPTLTTFFGRRKSRQGSLAMEELKSGSGSNLKGEEEPLVASEDGALDAPAPDEPEAGDRAAP; this is encoded by the coding sequence ATGGCcgtgcttctcctcctccttgggGTGCTTGTGGTAAGTCCAGAGGCTCTGGGGGACACGACAGCTGTGCAGACACCCGTGCCCGGAGAGACTTCTGGTCCTTTGGTCTCTACTAGCAAATACCTGAGCATCGACTCAGAGATGTACACCGCTTCAATAACAAGTGACCCTAAGGCCGACGGCACTGGGGACCAGACCTCAGCCCTACCTCCCTCAACTTCTGTCAATGAGGGATCCCCTCTTGGGACTTCCCTTGGTGCCAGCACTGGTTCCCCCTTACCTGAGCCAACAACCTTACAGAATGTTTCCTTCGAGATGTCATCAATGCCCCAGGAAAACCCTCATGCAACCAGTCATCCTGCTGTTCCCATAACAGCAAACTCTCTAGGATCCCACACCATGACAGGTGGAACCATGACAACGAACTCTCCAGAAACCTCCAGTAGGACCAGTGGAGCCCCTGTTACCGTGGCAGCTAGCTCTCAGGAGACCTCCAAAGGCACCTCTGGACCCCCTCTTACCATGGCAACTATCTCTCTGGAGACCTCCAATGGCACCTCTGGACCCCCTGTTACCATAGCAGCTGGCTCTCTGGAGACCTCCACTGGGACCACTGGACCCCCTGTTACCATAGCAGCTGGCTCTCTGGAGACCTCCACTGGGACCACTGGACCCCCTGTTCCCATGACAACTGGCTCTCTGGAGCCCTCCAATGTGAACACTGGACCCTCTGTTACCATGACAACTGGCTCTCTGGAGCCCTCCAGTGGGACCAGTGGACCCCAGGTCTCTATTGTAAAACTATCCACGATGATGACTCCAACGACCTCCACCAATGCAAGCACTGTGCCCTTTCGGAACCCAGATGAGAACTCAGGAGGCATGCTGCCAGTGGCCGTGCTTGTGGCCCTGCTGGTGGTCATAGTCCTCGTGGCTCTGCTCCTGCTGTGGCGCCGGCGGCAGAAACGGCGGACAGGGGCCCTGGTGTTGAGCAGAGGCGGCAAGCGTAACGGGGTGGTGGACGCCTGGGCTGGGCCAGCCCAGGTCCCTGAGGAGGGGGCCGTGACAGTGACCGTGGGAGGGTCCGGGGGCGACAAGGGCTCTGGGGTCCCCGACGGGGAGGGGTCTGGCCGGCGGCCCACACTCACCACTTTCTTTGGCAGACGGAAGTCTCGCCAGGGCTCCCTGGCAATGGAGGAGCTGAAGTCTGGGTCAGGCTCCAACCTCAAAGGGGAGGAGGAGCCGCTGGTGGCCAGCGAGGATGGGGCTCTGGATGCCCCCGCTCCTGATGAGCCTGAAGCGGGAGACAGGGCTGCCCCTTAA